One Esox lucius isolate fEsoLuc1 chromosome 1, fEsoLuc1.pri, whole genome shotgun sequence genomic region harbors:
- the LOC114830147 gene encoding extracellular calcium-sensing receptor-like encodes MILSQIYESTIRQNWTVRFTVEKITKNPDLSDVTLAYNIYVIGGGNDLLQDTLEAVNGGVRRVQTSLQISRPNACEYVSHILHRKIEKSCHVTVSYGWVEGLLLTALSWLGVYTTTAVTMLRRDTPVLGANSKLSFLLLFTLTLSSFAPLTTIGRTQGWSCMLRHTVFGTTFVLCISCVLGKTIMVLMAFRATLPGSNVMKLFNTPQQRFSVLAFTLIQVLICVILLTIFPPLPNKNMEHYKEKMILEYDAGYAICFWAMLGYIGLLVLFCVVLEMEPMVQKGGRMGMSLGSSGSQSCRRESASAMTFFVPGQYVRVNWKHLKNGK; translated from the exons ATGATTCTGTCTCAGATATATGAAAG CACAATTCGGCAGAACTGGACTGTGAGATTCACTGTGGAGAAGATCACCAAAAACCCTGACCTATCAGACGTGACTCTAGCCTACAATATCTATGTCATCGGTGGTGGGAATGACTTGCTGCAGGACACTTTGGAGGCTGTAAATGGGGGAGTGCGGAGAGTGCAGACAAGCCTGCAGATCTCCAGACCTA ATGCATGTGAATATGTTTCACACATCCTGCACCGCAAGATTGAGAAGAGTTgccatgtcactgtctcttaTGGGTGGGTGGAAGGTCTGCTGCTAACAGCTCTTTCCTGGCTAGGCGTCTATACCACTACAGCAGTGACCATGTTGAGGAGAGACACCCCTGTCCTTGGAGCCAACAGCAAGCTGAGCTTCCTTCTGCTCTTCACTCTGACTCTGAGTTCTTTCGCACCTCTAACCACCATTGGCCGGACCCAGGGGTGGTCCTGTATGTTGCGTCACACAGTGTTTGGCACCACCTTCGTCCTCTGCATCTCTTGTGTCCTGGGGAAAACAATAATGGTGTTGATGGCCTTCAGGGCTACACTTCCAGGCAGTAATGTCATGAAATTGTTTAATACTCCACAACAGAGATTCAGTGTTCTAGCTTTCACTCTCATACAGGTCCTGatctgtgttattttgttaaCAATCTTTCCTCCATTACCCAACAAGAATATGGAACACTATAAAGAAAAGATGATTCTAGAATATGATGCGGGTTATGCTATTTGTTTCTGGGCTATGTTGGGTTATATTGGACTACTCGTTctattttgtgttgtgttg GAGATGGAACCCATGGTGCAGAAGGGGGGCAGGATGGGCATGTCCCTTGGCAGTTCTGGCTCCCAGTCATGCAGGAGGGAGAGTGCGTCCGCCATGACGTTCTTTGTACCTGGTCAGTATGTCAGGGTGAACTGGAAGCACTTGAAGAACGGGAAATGA